The following nucleotide sequence is from Endozoicomonas sp. GU-1.
TTCGATATGCTGTCGATGAGTGCCGTGAATCTGTTAAAAGTCAAATGGGTGTTAAGACGCATCGGTATGGATCGTGCGAAAATGATATTGTCCGATTTAATGAAGCACGACAATGCGCAGGTGATTCGCAGCTCCCTGGAACTTGCCCTGTGTAAAGAAGGCATGGGCAAGGTTCTTGGGATCAAGAGTCGGCGTTTCTCAGGAGGCTGTCCGAGAATAGCGCCCGTAGCGAGGATGGCAGAAAATTGAGGATAAAAATTTCGTTTTGTGAGGTGAATAGCGGGGCTATTTGCCGAACAAAACGGAATTTTTAGACCAATTTGCTGCCACCGCAGTAGGGCAGTCTATTCTCGGTCAGCCTCCTAGGCTTCTTCCATCTGCAAGGTCAATTTACCAGAACGCTGGGTAAGATAACTCTCATCCACCTCTGAACCCAGCTTAATCATCAGACGCAAGTCGTTTGCAGAATCAGCATGCCGGATGGCGTCTTCATAGCTGACCTCGCCAAGGTTGTAGAGATCAAATAATGCCTGATCGAACGTCTGCATGCCCAGCTCCCGGGATTTTTTCATTAACTCTTTCAGTGCATGAACATCCCCTTTGCGAATCATATCCTGGGCCAGGGGAGTATTCAGTAACACTTCTATGGCCGGAAGCCGCCCTGTGCCATCCAGAGAAGGAACCAGCTGCTGGGCGACAATGCCCTTCAGATTCAGCGAAAGATCCATCCAGACCTGGTGATGGTGTTCCGGGGGAAAAAGTGAAGAATGCGATCCAATGCCTGGTTGGCATTATTGGCATGCAGCGTTGCCAGGCACAGATGGCCGGTTTCCGCGAAGTTCAGGGCATATTGCATGGTATCCTGACTGCGAATTTCACCAATCATAATGACATCAGGAGCCTGACGCAGGGTGTTTTTCAGTGCCACTTCATAAGATTTGGTATCAATCCCCACTTCCCGCTGGGTTACAATACACCTTTTGTGCTGATGGATAAATTCAATGGGGTCTTCAATGCTGATGATATGACCTGTGTCGTTTTCATTACGATAGCCAAGCATCGCCGCCAGGGTTGTTGACTTCCCCGTGCCGGTAGCGCCCACCAGGATAACCAGCCCTCGTTTGACCATGGTCAGGTCTTTCAGGATAGGCGGAAGTTTCAACTGTTCAAAACCGGGTATTTTCTCTTCAATTCGGCGCAAAACCATCCCTGACTGGTTTCTCTGCTGAAAAGCACTGACCCGGAACCGGCCAATCCCCATTTTGGCAATGGCAAAATTACACTCATGCTTCAGCTCAAACTCCAGGCGCTGCTTCTCATCCATGACCCCAAGCACCAAATCATTTGCTTCTGTGGCCGTCAACGGTGTCTTGTTGACAGGTATCAAACGTCCGTCAAGCTTGACACTGGGGGGATAGCCGGCAGTGATAAACAGATCCGATGCTTTTTTTACGGCAACCAGTTTTAATAATTTTTCAATATCCATTTATTATCACATTGACGTTAAAAGACAGCCTGGCGTTCACTCCCGGTAAACGGTGATCTGAAATTAGAATGCGTCACGGTCCTTGGCCTTTTCACGGGCCACATCACGAGAGATCAGTCCCTTTTTCATCAGGTTCGTCAGGCACTGATCCAGTGTTTGCATGCCAAGCCCACCGCCGGTCTGAATGGCCGAGTACATCTGGGCAACCTTATCTTCGCGAATCAGGTTTCGAATACCTGCCGTGCCAAGCATAATCTCATGGGCAGCTACCCGGCCTCCACCGTTTTTCTTCAAAAGTGTTTGCGAGATCACAGCCTGGAGTGATTCCGAGAGCATTGAACGCACCATGGACTTCTCTTCCGCCGGAAATACATCGACGATACGGTCAATGGTTTTTGCCGCCGAGGTGGTGTGCAACGTACCGAACACCAAATGACCGGTTTCCGCAGCGGTCATCGCCAGTCGGATGGTTTCCAGGTCACGCATCTCACCGACCAGAATAATATCGGGATCTTCACGCAACGCAGAGCGCAGGGCATTGCTGAAGCTATGGGTATCCCGATGCACTTCCCGCTGGTTAACCAGACACTTTTTCGGGGTGTGGATAAATTCAATGGGGTCTTCGATGGTCAGGATATGCTGATATTTGGTGTCATTAATGTAATCCATCATGGCCGCCAGCGTGGTGCTCTTGCCAGAGCCGGTAGGGCCAGTCACCAGCACTAACCCCCGGGGTTTATCCGCAATGGTTTTAAATACCTGTCCCATGCCCAGATCATCCATGGTCAGTACTTTACTGGGGATAGCCCGGAACACCGCCCCCGCTCCCCGGTTTTGATTGAAAGCATTGAC
It contains:
- a CDS encoding type IV pilus twitching motility protein PilT translates to MDITELLAFSYKQGASDLHLSAGLPPIIRIDGDVRRINLPPMEQQEVHGLIYDIMNDKQRKDLEEHLEADFSFEVPGVARFRVNAFNQNRGAGAVFRAIPSKVLTMDDLGMGQVFKTIADKPRGLVLVTGPTGSGKSTTLAAMMDYINDTKYQHILTIEDPIEFIHTPKKCLVNQREVHRDTHSFSNALRSALREDPDIILVGEMRDLETIRLAMTAAETGHLVFGTLHTTSAAKTIDRIVDVFPAEEKSMVRSMLSESLQAVISQTLLKKNGGGRVAAHEIMLGTAGIRNLIREDKVAQMYSAIQTGGGLGMQTLDQCLTNLMKKGLISRDVAREKAKDRDAF